One Methylocystis iwaonis genomic window, GTCGACGTGGCGCAGACGCCCCATGGCGATCTTCTTGTCACGGACGACGAGAATGGCGCGATTTATCGGATCAGCTACGGGCGCTCGATTATCGCCGGCGAGTGACGGCGCGGCATTGCCGTTTGGCAGGCGCGGGGCCATTTGCTTGGAAAGCAAGCGAGTTGGAGCGGGATGATGCAAGTTGCGATCAGAAAGGCCGCCGAGCGGGGAATGGCTGACTTCGGCTGGCTCGACAGCCGCCACAGCTTTTCCTTCGGTCAATATTTCGACCCCGACCATATGGGCTTCGGCCCGCTGCGGGTCATCAATGAGGACCGCGTCGCGCCGGGGGGCGGCTTTCCCACCCATCCGCACAAGGACATGGAGATCATCTCCTATGTGCTCGACGGCGCGCTCGCGCATAAGGACAGCACGGGCGTCGGCTCGATCGTCCGCGCGGGCGACGTGCAGCGCATGAGCGCCGGGACCGGCGTGCGCCACAGCGAGTATAACGCCTCGGATCGCGCCCCCGCCCATTTCCTGCAAATCTGGATTCTGCCGGAACGCGAGGGCCTCGCGCCGGGCTATGAGCAGAAGCGTTTCGGGCCGCAGGAGAAGCGCGGCCGCCTGCGTCTCATCGCGTCACACGACGGACGCGATGGCTCGCTCACCATCCATCAGGATGTCGACCTCTACGCAACTCTGCTGGCTTCCGGCGAAAGCGTGTCCCACCAGGTGGCGCCGGGCCGGGCCGCCTGGGTGCAGGTCGCGCGCGGGCATGTCATGGTGAATGGCGAACGCCTGGAGGCCGGCGACGGGATCGCGGTGAGCGAGGCGGACGCCATTCGTCTCGAAGGGCGCGACGACGCCGAGGCGCTGGTCTTCGATATGGCGGTCTGAGCCCTCACTCCAAATGCGCCGGCGCCTCGAAAGCTTCCCTTTCAGTGATGATGGTTAGCGTGGCGTTGGCGCTTTTGGGTTTGGGGCCAGTCGAGAATAACGTCAGCGCGAAATTTGCGCCTTCGCGCTTGCTCTCGATAAAGAGCGGATCCGCGACTTCGGCGAAAACGTCCTGGACCCTACCGGGCCCGGTGACGCTCAACCGCCAGGAGTCGCCGTCCTTCTTCAATGACAATCGTTTGGCCGCTTCCGCCCCGCTGATCTTCACCGGAACGCGCTTCTCGGCGGCGTTGATCACGCTCGCAAAGGGCGAGGCGCCGGACTGTGGCAGCGCCAGGGAAAGCCCGGCTTTTGCGGGCAGGCAGATTTTGCCGCAGGCCGCGTAGTCGAGGTCGAGGGCGAGCGTCACCGGCGCCTTCGGGTCCTTCGGCGTGACCTTGAGGGGGAAGATCACGGTCTCGTCGTAGCCCGCGACAATCGTGCCCGCTTCGTCCAGATGCTTCGGCGTCGGAAAGGCGGTTTCGACCTTGGCGACATTGATCGATTTCGAGAAATCGAAGACGGGCGGCGAGCCCGCTTCGCCTGGCTGACGCCAATAGGTGGCGGTCTTGGGCGCGAGGCTGATTTCGACGCCAGCGCGATAGGCGGCCCCTTCCAGCGGGCCGGCGGAGAGCAGCCTGACAGCAGAAACCGTTCCCTTGGCCGGCGCTGTCGCGAAAGCGGGCTCGGCGGCCCGCGCCGGCGCGAAGGCCAGCGCCGCGGCGAGCGTGGCTGTGCAGGCGAAAAAGACGCGCATCTTCGGCTTTGGCGTAGTCATCGGGTCTGGTTTCCGGTCGGCTGGCGCGATTTATCCACGCCGCTTGTTAAGGGGGCGTTGCGGGCGTAGCATGAAGCTATGAGTAGGTTGCGCCCCAAGCAAGTTTCCGAAGAGTCTTCCGCTGGCGACGCTCGGACTCCCGGCCGAAGATATCTGGACGGGCAGTTGCTGGTGGCGATGCCCGGCATGACGGACGAGCGTTTTGCGCGCTCGGTGATCTATCTCTGTGCGCATTCGGAAGAAGGCGCGATGGGCATCGTCGTCAACCAACCTGCTCGGGTGAAGAACTTCCCCGATCTCCTCGTGCAACTGCAAGTGATCGCGCCTGAAGAGCGGATCAGGCTGCCGAGCGGCGCCGAGGAGATTCAGGTGCTCTCCGGCGGCCCGGTGCAGACCGACCGCGGCTTCGTGCTGCATTCGCCGGATTTCTTCCTGGACAATTCGACCCTGCCAATCGACGACGGCGTGTCGCTCACGGCGACAATCGACATTCTGCGCGCCATCGCCGCGGGCGAGGGGCCGCACCATGCGCTGCTCGCGCTCGGCTATGCGGGCTGGGACGCCGGACAGCTCGAGGACGAAATTCAAAAGAACGGTTGGTTGCATTGCCCGGCCGATCCGGCGCTGCTGTTCGATCGGGACCTCGGCAGCAAATATGTGCGCGCCCTGCGGTCCATGGGGGTCGATTTGGAGCGGCTGTCGTCCATCTCGGGGCACGCGTAGCGGTTGGATGCGTGGCTGAGACCGTTTCCGTTTGAATAGCTCGCACTGGGGCATGTCATTCCCGGCGGGCTGAAAGCCCGACCGGGAATCCAGAGCCGCAAGAGCGCTGGTTCTGCTCCGGATTCCCGATCGCGCTACGCGCGTCGGGAATGACCGATCAAGCGGTTTGAGTATGATACGCGCATCCTAAACCGCTGATAAAGTGGCGATGACGCCCCTCGTGCTTCGAGACGCCTGCTGCGCAGGCTCCTCAGCATGAGGAGCTTCTGCAATTTCGTCAAACACTTAGGCCTCATCCTGAGGAGCAAGCGACGCTCGCGTCTCGAAGGACGAGGCCGCCTCGGAGGTTTGTCAACGATGCGCGCCTGAGCCGTGCATCTTTGTTTACGGCGCTGGATTGCTGTGAAGCTGGTGGATCTCGTCGATCCGCGCTTCGATCTCCGGCGTGATCTCGATGCTCTCTGAATCCAGATCGGTTCGAAGCTGCGCCATCGTGGTGGCGCCGATGATGTTCGAGGTCACGAAGGGGCGCGACGTGACATAAGCCAGGGCAAGCTGCGCCGGGTCGACGCCGATCTCTTTGGCGAGCGTGAGATAGGCGCCGATCGCCGCCTCGACCCCCGGCGTTTCATAGCGCTGGCCGCGTTCGAAGAGCGTCGTGCGCGCGCCGGGCGGCCTTGCCCCGCCCTGATATTTGCCGGTGAGATAGCCCTGCGCGAGGGGCGAATAGGCAAGGAGGCCGACGGCCTCGCGCTCGGCAAATTCGGCGAGGCCCATCTCGAACGTGCGGTTGATCAGATTATAGGCGTTCTGAATCGAGACGACCCTCGGGCCGTGGCCGAGCTCCGCCGCACGCAGGAAGCGCGCGACGCCCCAAGGCGTCTCATTGGATAGGCCGATGTGGCGGACCTTGCCGGCCTTCACCAGCTCGTTCAGCGCGTCCAGCGTCTCTTCGATCGAAACTTCAGGGCGCTTGGAGGGCGGCCGATAGGTCGTCCCGCCGGCGCCCCAGAGCGGCAAAGAGCGGTCGGGCCAGTGCAACTGGTAGAGATCGACATAATCGGTCTGCAGGCGCTTCAGCGAGCCCTCGATCGCAAAATGGATATTCTTACGGTCGAGGACCGTGCCCCCGCCCCCGTCGCGCAGCCAATGCGCCTCGCCGCGCCCGGTGACCTTGGTGGCGATGATCACCTTGTCGCGGTTTTTGCGCGAGGCCAGCCACGAGCCGATGATGCGCTCGGTCGAGCCTTGCGTCTCCGGGCGCGGGGGGATCGAATAGATTTCCGCCGTGTCGATGAAGTTGACGCCGCGCGATAGCGCATAGTCGAGCTGCGCGTGGCCTTCCGCCTCGGTGTTCTGCTGGCCCCAGGTCATGGAGCCAAGACAAATGGCCGAGACGGAGAGGTCGGTGGCTCCAAGTTTTCGGTATTCCATATCGCGCCCTAACGGAGAAATTCGCTCGATTGCAGATTCATGCGCAATTCGAAGCTCTGAAATTGCGTGAAGATCGGGAGAAGCCAGGCTTTCAGCGCCGCGCGCACGACGATGGATATATGGGGTGGCGGCGCGTGCAAGAAGGTCGACAGCGAGAGTTCGGCGTCGTCGAGGGCCGCGGCGATGGCGCTTTCGAGCTTCGGGATCACCAATTTCCCGCGCGCGGGGTAGCGGGCGAGGATGTCGTGCGCCTCGGCGCGCAGCGGCGCAGCCCCCTCATTGTGGATGACCGTCAGCCACAAATTCGGCCAGGTGGTGTTGAGCAGCCGGGCGTTGCTCGCAGCCGTCTGCGAACTGTCGGCCTGGAAGAGAATGATCGGTTCAACGCCGGCGCGGCGCGCCTCCTCCAGAAAGCCGATTTCGGCGATCGTGGCGAAGAGCTGGTCGTAGGAGCGGCTCCAGACGTCGACGATCTTGGGGGCGTCGTCGGCGACCAGCAGGCGGTCGAACAGGGAAATCTGTCCCTTGACGTCGCCAATATCGACAACGCGCGCGACCTTCGGAAAAAGCAAGGCGTAGTTAGGCTCGCGCGAATCCGTGTCGAAACCTTCGACAGGGACCCCGCGCGAGAGATAATAATCGGTCAGCAGCCGCGCCGCAGTTGTCACGCCAGTGCGTGAGTGCGGCGAGCAGACGAAGAAGACGAGGGTGCGGCGACTCATTTCATCCTCTTGACGAGGGCGACGCCGCCTTCGTCTCAACGTGCCTTGGCCACACCCGATGTGACGAGATCGAGAAGTCCGACCCGCTCGAATTCATCCGCGACTCTCGCGAGCCATGTGCGCACGTAACCGCGCAGGACGAAAGAGTGATCCGCCGGTTCGCCTTCCGCCGTCTGATTGGCGATGAAGGTCGAATAGGGCGTCCCTGCGAGCTCGACCTGTTCATATGCCAATTCGCCGAGCTTCGGGATGGTGATCTCGCCTGTGGTGTTCACGTCCTCGAAATATTTCGAGTGGGTCTGGGGGTCCCATTCGAAGAAGGTCGTGTCGTTCACATGGTTCTTCACCATGAAGTAGTTGGCGTCGGACATATAGGGCGCGATCTCGGCGATCTCGTCGAGCGAGGCGATCGAGGGGCCGATGACGTGGAGCAGGATGAAGCGGAATTCGCCTGCTTTCACCGCGTCGAAAAAGCCGATCTCGTCGAGCGCTTCGAGCGCGGGGCTCAAGCCGCCGGCGCGCACGTCGATCACGCTGACCTTCGCTTGCGACGAATTCAGCGTGTCGATGATCTTCATCTGATCGGCGGTCGACGTCAGATCGACGATCATCGTCTCTTCCGGATGGAAGCGATACAGCGTCCCGCGCGGCGTCTCGGTGTCGAAGGCGCGGGCGTCGAGATTGTTGAGGGAAAGAAAGTCGAGGACCGCGCGCGCGATCGTCGTCTTCCCGACGCCGCCCTTGTCGGCGCCAACGACTATGACCGTTGGTTTCATAATCGCTCCCGAGGATTGCTGAGGCGGCGTGATTTCTCTCACGTCGCGGCGCGGCTCCGGCTCCTTTTTCGGAGGCGGCGTTTCTTTCGCGGTCTTTATTGGCCTTTTTACCATGAGGTCTCCTCTGGCGATGAGCGCAGCCCTTTCGCTCACCGCTCCGATTGGTCACCTGATTCTTAACAAACATGGATTCTGGCCGCTTGTCATGTCCCAGCTATGAAATTTGGCGGCGCCATATTTAACAGCAAACAGATGTGATTTTAGTCCATATGGCATATTTTAGAAGTGAATTGACTTACGTGCGATTTAGAGTATCTAACCGTTCGAAATACAGAACGCCACTGCTGTGGCGATTTCCGCCTCAACGAAAAGCCCATGAGCATTGCCTTGGAAACTGCCGTCGACCCATCCCCCGTTCCACTGGAGCCCGAGGCGCCGTTCTTGCGCGTCGAGGACCGGAACGGCGTCATCCACGAGCTGGCGGCCGTAGAGGGCTGGCGGCTGATGGAGATATTGCGCGATTACGGCATTGGCATGGAAAATACGTGCGGGGGCGCGCTGGCCTGCGCCGAATGTCACGTGGTGCTCGACGCCGGTTCGGCCGCCCGCGTGCCGCCGCCGCGGGAGGATGAGCTCGAAAAACTCGACGAGCTGCCGATGCTCTACGAAAATTCGCGCCTTGCCTGTCAGATTATCTGGTCCGACGAGATGAGCGGCCTCTCCCTCAAGCTGGCGCAGGAGACGTGATGACCGCGCTCAAACATCCGCAGATACTCTTGGCCTCCGACCTTGCCGACGGCGAGGTCGTGTTTCTGGGCGCCGAAAGCTGGGAGCGCGACCATCGGCGCGCCCGCGTGGCGCGCGACAAGGAAGAGGCCGCCGCGCTGGAGGGCTTCGGCAAGGCGGAGATCGCCAAGAATCGCGTCGTCGACGTTTATCTGGCCGACGTGGATGTCGGCGCGGACGGCGTTCCGACGCCCTTGCACTATCGCGAGAAGATGCGCCTCAAGGGGCCGAGCGTGCGCCCCGATCTTGGCAAGCAGGCGAAAGGAGGCGCTTGAGATGACCGCTCACGATCCCAGTCTGGCGCGGCCGAACACGCCGGTCACGACCTATCGCTACGATGAATTCGACGCCGCCTTCGTGCGCGAGCGCGTCGCGGAGTTCCGCGAGCAGGTGCGCCGGCGTCTGGAAGGCTCTCTGACGGAGGAGGAGTTCCGCCCCTTCCGTCTGATGAACGGGCTTTATCTGCAGCTCCACGCCTATATGCTGCGCGTCGCCATCCCCTATGGCACGCTGACGGCGCGGCAGATGCGCCGCCTTGCCGACATCGCCGATAAATATGATCGCGGCTACGGCCATTTCACGACGCGGCAGAACCTCCAATACAACTGGCCGAAACTGATCGACACGCCGGATATTCTGGAGGCGCTCGCCGAGGTCGAGATGCACGCCATCCAGACCTCCGGCAATTGCATCCGCAATGTGACAGCCGACCATTTCTCCGGCGTCGCGCCCGATGAGATCGAGGATCCCCGCGCTACGGCCGAATTCCTGCGCCAGTGGTCGAGCGCCCATCCCGAGTTCTCCTTCCTCCCGCGCAAGTTCAAGATCGCGGTGACCGGCGCCGAGCATGATCGCGCGGCGATCATGGTTCACGACGTCGGTCTGCGGATCGTGAAGAATGCGGCGGGCGAAGTCGGCTATCAGGTTGTGATCGGCGGCGGACTCGGGCGCACGCCTTTCGTGGGCAAGGTTCTCCGCGACTATGTGCCGCGGGCCGATCTCCTCGCTTATCTCGAGGCGGTCATGCGGGTCTATAACCGCTTCGGCCGTCGCGACAATAAATACAAAGCGCGCATCAAGATCCTCGTTCACGAGAAGGGGATCGAGGAAGTGCGCGCCGCCGTCGAGGCGGAATTCGCCGCGATGGATCGCTCCGCGTTTTCCTATGACCCTGCCGAATTCGAGCGCATCGCCGGTTTCTTCACGCCGCCGCCTTACGAGGCGCTGCCGGCGGAGTCGGCGAAACTGCGGGCCGAACGCGTCACCCATCCGGCCTTCGGCAATTTCGCGGAAGTCAACGCCGCGCCGCACCGGGTTCCGGGCTACGCCATCGTCACCGTGTCGCTGAAGCCGATCGGCGGCATTCCCGGCGACGCCACCTCGCAGCAGATGCGCGTTCTCGCTGAGGCGAGCGAGCGCTTCGGCTTCGGCGAGCTACGGATTTCCCATGAGCAGAATGTCATTCTGCCGCATGTGAAGCAGGACGATCTATTCGATCTGTGGAAGCTGCTCGACGGCGCGGGGCTGGCGACGGCGAACGCCGGTCTCGTCTCGGACATCATCTCCTGCCCCGGGCTCGATTACTGCGCGCTGGCGACGGCGCGCTCGATCCCGATCGCGCAGGCGATCTCCAAGCGGTTCTCCGATCTCTCGCGCCAGCGCCGCATCGGCAAATTGGGCATCAAGATTTCCGGCTGCATCAACGCCTGTGGCCATCACCATGTCGGCGCGATCGGCATTCTGGGGCTCGAAAAGAAGGGTCAGGAATCCTACCAGATCACGCTTGGGGGCGATCCGACCTTCTCGGCGTCGATCGGCGAAATTCTTGGCCCCGGCGTCACGGCGGAGCAAGTGCCGGACGTGATCGAACACATTGTCGATTTCTATCTGGCCGAGCGCCAGGAGGGCGAGACATTCATCGAAACATGGCGGCGCATCGGTCATGCCCGCTTCAAGGACGTGCTGCGGCGGGAGGGTGAAGATGGCGCTGATATCTGAAGGCCGCTTTATCGAAGACGCCTGGCGCCGCCTCGCCGATGAAGAGGCGCTGCCCAAGAGCGGCAAGATAATCGTGTCGCTGTCGCGTCTCGAACACGCGGTCGCGCATCTCGACGCAGGCGTCGCGCTCGGCGTCCTCGCGCCGAACACCACAGAGCCCGAGCCGCTAGCGGCTGCGCTGCCGCGCCTCTCGCTCATCTCTATCGTCTTCCCCGCCTTCGCCGATGGACGCGGTTTTTCGCTGGCGCGGCTGATCCGCAGGGCCGGCTTTACGGGCGAGCTGCGCGCAAGCGGGCGGTTGCTTGCCGACCAGTATCGTCATGCGCTCGGTTGCGGTTTCGACACGATCGAAATTCCCGACGATCTCGCCGAGCGGCAGGATGAATCGCAGTGGCAGGCGGAGCGCACGGCGCATGCGCGCACCTATCAGCGCGGTTATGTCGCGCCGGGCTCTATTCTCGAAGCGCGGCGCAAGGCGGCGGCGAAATGAAGGCTTGGTTGCTTCGCCAGGGCTCCCGTTGGGTGCTCGATTCCCGGTTGGGCCTTCGGTCCGCCGACACTTTGGGCGCGCTCAGATCATGAATCCTTCCATCCCGGAAATACTCGGCCCGCGTCTCGCGCCGCTTGATCTCGATCTCCGGCTCAAGCTCGTCCGCGAGTTCATCCCCGGCCGCATCGTTTTCACGACGAGCTTCGGCGTCGAAGATCAGCTCGTCACGCATTCGATCTTCACGCAGGGCCTCGATATCGACGTCGTGACGATCGACACCGGACGCCTGTTTCCCGAAACCTATGCGCTCTGGGAAGAGACCGAAGCCCGCTACGCCCGGCGCATTCGCGCCGCCTATCCGCAGGCGGTGGCGCTCGAAGCGCTGGTCGAAGAGCAGGGCGTCAACGGCTTTTATAAATCCGCCGAGGCGCGCAAGGCCTGCTGCCATGTGCGCAAGGTCGAGCCGCTCTCTCGTCTGCTGGCGGGCGTCTCCGGCTGGATCACGGGCCTGCGCGCCGATCAGTCCGCCGCGCGCGCCGAGGTTCCGCTTGTCGCTTTCGACGCCAATTACCGGGTCATCAAAATCAACCCCGTCCTCGACTACAAGCGCGAAGACATCGTCGCCGCGACCCAGGAGTTTTCGATCCCCGTGAACGAACTCCACGCCAAGGGCTTCCTCTCCATCGGCTGCGCGCCCTGCACGCGCGCCATCGAGCCCGGCGAAGACGAACGCGCCGGCCGCTGGTGGTGGGAGCAGGACGACAAGAAAGAGTGCGGCCTGCATGTCGGCGAGGATGGCGTTCTGCGTCGCGGTCCGGCGCCTGATTCCGCCTCGCCGGAGGTTTTCGAATGAGCGCGCTTCCGACCCGTTCGCTTGGCCATCTGGATCGTTTGGAAGCTGAAAGCATTCACATCATGCGCGAGGCGGTCGCCGAGTGCGAGCGGCCCGTGATGCTGTTTTCGATCGGCAAAGACTCGATGGCGATGCTGCATGTCGCCAGAAAAGCCTTCTATCCGTCGAAGCTCCCTTTCCAACTGCTCCATGTCAACACGATGTGGAAGTTCCGGGAGATGATCGAGTTTCGCGACAAGATCGTCAAGGAATGGGGCCTGGAGCTCGTCGAATATATCAATCCCAAAGGGATTGAGATGAACATCAGCCCCTTCGTCCATGGCTCGAAGCTTCATACCGAGATCATGAAGACCGAGGCGCTGAAGCAGGCGCTCGACAAATATAAATTCGACGCGGCCTTCGGCGGGGCGCGCCGCGACGAGGAGAAATCGCGCGCCAAGGAGCGCGTGCTGTCCTTCCGCACAGCGCAGCATCGTTGGGACCCCAAGAACCAGCGGCCCGAATTCTGGCGCCTCTACAATACTCGCAAGGCGCCGGGCGAGAGTCTGCGCATCTTCCCCATGTCCAATTGGACCGAAGCCGACATCTGGGACTATGTCGCGCGCGAGAACATTCCCGTAGTGCCGCTCTATTTCGCCAAGGAGCGGCCGGTGGTGCGCCGTAGCGGCACGCTGATCATGGTCGACGACGCGCGCATGACGCTCGAACCCGGCGAGACCATCGAGCGCAAGATGGTGCGTTTCCGCACGCTCGGTTGCTATCCGCTGACCGGCGCCATCGAAAGCGAAGCGGCCACGCTCGACGAAATTATCACGGAGATGCGCGAAAGCCGCACCTCCGAACGGCAGGGCCGGCTGATCGACCAGGACGGCTCCAGCTCCATGGAGCAGAAGAAGCAGGAAGGATATTTCTGAGATGCAGGGCGTCGAGGTCATGGAAGCCCCCGCGCCGGCGGTTGCGCGCATCGCCGCGGACAAGCCGCTCCTGCGTTTCATCACCTGCGGCTCTGTCGACGACGGCAAGTCGACGCTGATCGGCCGCCTGCTTTACGACGCCAATCTGGCGCCGGACGATCTCATCGCCGCGCTCGAAACCGACTCCAAGAAGCACGGCACGCAGGGCGATGATCTCGATTTCGCGCTGCTCGTCGACGGGCTCGCGGCGGAGCGCGAGCAGGGCATCACCATCGACGTCGCCTATCGCTATTTCGCGACCGACAAGCGCAAGTTCATCGTCGCCGACACGCCCGGCCACGAGCAATATACACGCAACATGGCGGTCGGCTCCTCGACCGCCGATCTCGCCATTCTGCTCGTCGACGCCCGCAAGGGCATTCTGCCGCAGACGCGCCGCCATAGCGTCATCAATTCCATGTTCGGCGTGCGCCATGTGGTCGTCGCCGTCAACAAGATGGACCTCGTCGGCTACAGCGAGGACGTGTTCCGCAAGATTGTGGCGGACTTCCACGAGTTCGCGAAGAATCTCCACTTCGCCTCGATCTATGTTGTGCCGCTCGTCGCCAAGGACGGCGACAATCTCGTCCATGCAAGCCAGCATATGCCCTGGCACGACGGACCGTCGCTCCTCGCTTATCTGGAAGGCGTCGCGGTCGAAGACGTCATGCGCATCGCGCCCTTCCGTATGCCGGTGCAATGGGTCAACCGCCCGAATCTCGATTTCCGCGGATTCTCGGGCTTCATCAGCGGCGGCAATATCCGCCCCGGCGACATTGTGCGTATCCTTCCCTCGGGACGCGACACGCGCGTCTCGCGCGTCGTCACCTATGACGGCGATCTGGAGAGCGGCGTATCGGGCCAGTCGGTGACGATCACGCTCGCCGAGGAAATCGACTGCTCGCGCGGCGATCTGTTGAGCTCGCCGGTCTCACCGGCGCAGGTCGGCGACAGGCTGGAGGCAAAGCTCCTCTGGCTTGTGCGCGAGCCGCTGACCACCGGCAAGAGCTATCTGCTCAAGATCGGGACGAAGACGACGCCCGCGGTCGTCAACCTCGTGCAGTCGCGCATCGAGATCGAGACCGGCCTGGCGACGCCGCTTGGCGCGGAGGAGACGCTGGCCTTCAACGAAATCGGCGAGGCGCAGCTTTCGCTCGAAACCGTGGTCGCCTGTGATCCCTATGTCGAGAACCGCGAGACCGGCGGCTTCATCCTGATTGATCGCATCACCAATGAGACTGTCGCGGTCGGCATGGTGAAGGAGGTTTCGGCCTCCAGCCGCCGTGTCGCGGCGCCTTTGACCGACGTCAGCTATGCCTCGATGGAGGGCGTCGCGCTCGATCAAGGGAGCGTGCTGTCGACGCCCAAGCGCAGCGCGCTGAAGGCGGCCTCCTGGCTGGTCCCGGCGACCCTGATCAATTTCGTCATCGTGAACGCCTTGTTGAGCGACGCCGTTGTGTCGTTCGAGATCGCGATCGCCCAGACGATTGCGATCTCCGCGCTGCGTCATTTCCATGAGCGCTTCTGGACGCGCTCGGCCTTCGGTCTGGAGAGCAAAGAGGGGCCGACGGCGGCGAACGATCCGGGAATTTGAGCCGGACGAGGGCCTTTCTGGCGAAAAGACGGGCGTTCTTGCCGGGCTCTGCCGCGTCGTCCGATCGAGAAGGCGGGCGCATGATCCCGCTTCGGCGCCGCTCGGAATGGGGTATAAGACCGGCGCATCTTTCCGAGATCTCTCCGTCCCCCGACGCCGAGGCGGCATTCGCGCAGCCGGTCGCGCCGAGCCGAGGGACAGCGTAGGAGCCATTATGAACAAGCCCGTAAGCCCGGATCATTTCGACGCGCCCGCCGCGGCCATGTTCGAGCGCTATCGCCGCGCCGATTCGCCGAAGCCCGCGATCTGGAACGACACGCTCGACCTGCTTCTCGCGCACCGGTCGCACCGCAATTATCTCGACCAGCCGCTGCCGCCCGGCGCGCTCGAAATCATCACCGCTGCGGCTCAGTCCGCGTCGACCTCCTCCAATCTTCAGGTCTGGAGCGTCGTCGCCGTCGAGGACGAGGACCGCAAGAATCGCCTCGCCGATCTCGCGGGCGGCCAGCAGCATATTCGCGACTGCAAGCTCCTGCTGATCTGGCTGTGCGATCTCGCGCGGCTCGAAAACCTCGGCAAAGAGAGGGGTCGCGACGCGGCGGCGCTCCCCTATCTCGAAATCTTCATGACCGGCGTGGTGGACGCCGCGCTCGCCGCGCAGAACGCCGTCGTCGCCCTGGAATCCATTGGGCTCGGCTGCTGCTAT contains:
- a CDS encoding NADPH-dependent oxidoreductase, which codes for MNKPVSPDHFDAPAAAMFERYRRADSPKPAIWNDTLDLLLAHRSHRNYLDQPLPPGALEIITAAAQSASTSSNLQVWSVVAVEDEDRKNRLADLAGGQQHIRDCKLLLIWLCDLARLENLGKERGRDAAALPYLEIFMTGVVDAALAAQNAVVALESIGLGCCYIGAMRNKPEEVAKELNLPPNVFAVFGMTIGVPDPAANAGVKPRLGQAAVLHREQYQWGDAQREAVETLDTVFKDFQKEQGLPEQGWIRQVLSRVRGTDAMSGRDRLRDALKALGFELR
- the cysN gene encoding sulfate adenylyltransferase subunit CysN, whose protein sequence is MQGVEVMEAPAPAVARIAADKPLLRFITCGSVDDGKSTLIGRLLYDANLAPDDLIAALETDSKKHGTQGDDLDFALLVDGLAAEREQGITIDVAYRYFATDKRKFIVADTPGHEQYTRNMAVGSSTADLAILLVDARKGILPQTRRHSVINSMFGVRHVVVAVNKMDLVGYSEDVFRKIVADFHEFAKNLHFASIYVVPLVAKDGDNLVHASQHMPWHDGPSLLAYLEGVAVEDVMRIAPFRMPVQWVNRPNLDFRGFSGFISGGNIRPGDIVRILPSGRDTRVSRVVTYDGDLESGVSGQSVTITLAEEIDCSRGDLLSSPVSPAQVGDRLEAKLLWLVREPLTTGKSYLLKIGTKTTPAVVNLVQSRIEIETGLATPLGAEETLAFNEIGEAQLSLETVVACDPYVENRETGGFILIDRITNETVAVGMVKEVSASSRRVAAPLTDVSYASMEGVALDQGSVLSTPKRSALKAASWLVPATLINFVIVNALLSDAVVSFEIAIAQTIAISALRHFHERFWTRSAFGLESKEGPTAANDPGI